Within the Staphylococcus argenteus genome, the region TGGACTTGATAACCATGTGCAACTGCTGCCTTTTGACCATCATATCTTACTGCTATAGGTAAGAAATGGAACATTAAGTTAGGATAGTCAACTTCGTTATTTGAACGAACGAATCCGCCACCTTCAAAATGATTAGATGCTGCTGCACCTGTACGTGTAAAAATCCATTGCAAACCAATAAATGGCATACGTTTAATATCTAAGCTTGGTTGTAACGATACAGGTTCCTTACATTTATGTTGAATATATACTTCTAAGTGATCTTCAAAGTTTTCACCTACACCTGGTAAATGAACACGTGGTTCAATACCTTTTGACTTCAAGAATTCTGAATCCCCGATACCTGATAATTGTAGTAATTGTGGCGTATTGAATGCTCCACCAGACAAGATGACTTCATTAGCATCAATAGTATGCAATTTTCCATTTTTCTTATATGTCACACCTGTTGCTCTTCTACCTTCGTAATGAATCTCCGTGACAAAAGCACGTGTTTCAACTGTTAAGTTTTTACGTTTCATTGCTGGATGCAAATATGCTCTTGAAGCCGACATACGACGACCACGGTGAACTTGACTATCAAAAGGTCCGAATCCTTCTTGTCTAAATCCATTCACATCAGGCGTCTTATGATAACCCGCTTCTACACCTGCATCAAAGAACGATTGGAATAATGGATTTGTTGCTGGTCCTCGTTTTAACTTGATTGGACCATCATGGCCTCTAAATTTATCATAAGGTGCTGCGCCGTATGTTTTTTCTAATTTTTTAAAATAAGGCAAACAGTGTGCAAAGTCCCAAGTTTCCATACCTTCTGGCTCAGCCCAACCTTCATAGTCCATTGGATTACCACGTTGGTAAATCATGCCATTAATTGAACTTGATCCGCCTAAAACTTTACCTCGAGCATGTGCCACCTTACGACCACCCATATGTGGTTCTTCGTCTGTTGAATAAATCCAATCGTAAAATTTATTTCCTGAAGGGAACATTAACGCAGCTGGCATTTGAATAAATAAATCCCAAAAATAATCACTGCGACCCGCTTCTAATACTAAGACTTCTTTATCTTTATCTTCACTTAGACGGTTACCAAGTACAGAACCTGCACTACCGCCTCCAATGATGACATAATCATATGATTTGTTTTTATTGCTCATCGTTATGACCTCCAAAGTTTGTTGTATTTCAAAGTGAGTATTGCATGAACTATTTGTTAGTGGCTGATTAGTTATCATTGAATCTCTATTTTTACTTAACTGACAATATTAGTTTTTATATGACTACTGTCATTTGAATTTTTGAAATAATCTATTGTTCACTTTCAGTCTGAGTCCAAATTACCAATCAATATCTCGCCACTTATACATAATAAAGTGAGTGTCTTGTGTTCTTACAATGGCACTCACCTTATCTAGTTTTATTTACTAAACCAATTTATTAATTGCGGATTTGTATTTGTTAAAATGTGCTTTGAAACTAAGTACTCTTCTAAGCCTTCTTTACCTAATTCTCTACCGATACCTGATTGTTTATATCCGCCCCATGGCGCTTGTGCAAAGTATGGATGGAAATCATTAATCCAAACTGTTCCAAGTTTTAATCTATTTGCAACACGTTGTGCCTTTCCAATATCTTTAGAAAATACAGCACCTGCTAATCCGTATATAGAATCATTTGCTAATCGAATTGCTTCTTCTTCAGTGTCAAAC harbors:
- the betA gene encoding choline dehydrogenase, translating into MSNKNKSYDYVIIGGGSAGSVLGNRLSEDKDKEVLVLEAGRSDYFWDLFIQMPAALMFPSGNKFYDWIYSTDEEPHMGGRKVAHARGKVLGGSSSINGMIYQRGNPMDYEGWAEPEGMETWDFAHCLPYFKKLEKTYGAAPYDKFRGHDGPIKLKRGPATNPLFQSFFDAGVEAGYHKTPDVNGFRQEGFGPFDSQVHRGRRMSASRAYLHPAMKRKNLTVETRAFVTEIHYEGRRATGVTYKKNGKLHTIDANEVILSGGAFNTPQLLQLSGIGDSEFLKSKGIEPRVHLPGVGENFEDHLEVYIQHKCKEPVSLQPSLDIKRMPFIGLQWIFTRTGAAASNHFEGGGFVRSNNEVDYPNLMFHFLPIAVRYDGQKAAVAHGYQVHVGPMYSNSRGSLKIKSKDPFEKPSIRFNYLSTEEDKKEWVEAIRVARNILSQKAMDPFNGGEISPGPEVQTDEEILDWVRRDGETALHPSCSAKMGPASDPMAVVDPLTMKVHGMENLRVVDASAMPRTTNGNIHAPVLMLAEKAADIIRGRKPLEPQYVDYYKHGVHDENEGAIEVKPYAK